A genome region from Coprococcus phoceensis includes the following:
- a CDS encoding response regulator transcription factor, giving the protein MFKILVCDDDKEIVEAIEIYLTQEGYEVLKAYDGEEAIQTLKKEHVDLLIMDVMMPRLDGIRATLKIREENSLPIIILSAKSEDADKILGLNIGADDYVTKPFNPLELVARAKSQLRRYTQLGSTVQDEKKEVYEVGGLSINDELKEVTVDGESVRLTPIEYNILLLLVKNQGKVFSIDQIYENIWNEEAIGADNTVAVHIRHIREKIEINPKEPRYLKVVWGVGYKIEKL; this is encoded by the coding sequence ATGTTTAAAATATTAGTATGTGATGATGACAAAGAAATTGTGGAGGCAATTGAAATATATTTGACACAGGAAGGTTATGAGGTATTAAAAGCCTATGATGGAGAGGAAGCGATTCAGACATTGAAAAAAGAGCACGTCGATCTCCTGATTATGGATGTGATGATGCCAAGGCTGGACGGAATCAGAGCAACCCTTAAGATTCGTGAAGAGAACAGTCTGCCAATTATTATTTTATCTGCAAAATCAGAGGATGCAGATAAGATTTTGGGACTGAATATCGGAGCGGATGATTATGTTACAAAACCATTTAATCCGTTAGAGCTTGTTGCGAGAGCAAAATCGCAGCTTAGAAGATACACACAGCTTGGAAGCACAGTGCAGGATGAGAAGAAAGAAGTGTACGAAGTCGGCGGACTTTCGATTAACGATGAACTTAAAGAAGTGACGGTAGATGGTGAATCGGTAAGACTGACACCGATTGAGTACAATATTTTGTTGCTATTAGTAAAAAATCAAGGGAAAGTCTTTTCTATCGACCAGATTTACGAAAATATCTGGAATGAAGAGGCGATAGGAGCGGACAACACAGTTGCAGTTCATATTCGCCATATTCGTGAGAAAATTGAAATTAACCCGAAAGAACCAAGATATCTGAAAGTTGTGTGGGGGGTAGGATATAAGATAGAAAAGCTTTAG
- a CDS encoding MATE family efflux transporter: protein MEKLLIFDSAKEVRFGKLLKFIIPTYLTALFNTVYTIVDGIFVSSYVGTNALAAINIVYPIVNILTGIALAFATGGSALAALHIGGERKEEANRTFSVSMLLSLLVGCGVSALIWIKLPALLELLGATQLTMSDCKTYAFWWLVGTPVVIGKELLTYFIRVDGSPTYSFLTALAGGLLNIVLDYVFVGCMDMGILGAALATILGLLLSFSMGLYYFVKKKHTLEFTFRGLSFKIGFNCMINGTSEFVNQLAIAITTIVFNRTAMAFAGEDGIAAVSIIMYLQFLFIGIYSGFSMGMAPPLGYAYGDKKLDVCRALERYAYRFFSIAPIVIYALTFFLAPMCVSFFADKHSSVYTLAVSGMRIYGLGFLFSGINIFSAVRMMAYGKGYFAGGITFLRSFALLLLFLIVLPQFWGMNGIWLAVPGAEILTMFVAVLALVFIPRGRKSMLC, encoded by the coding sequence ATGGAAAAATTATTGATTTTTGATTCAGCGAAGGAAGTGCGGTTTGGAAAATTATTAAAGTTTATTATCCCAACGTATTTGACGGCATTGTTTAATACGGTATATACCATTGTGGATGGAATTTTTGTGTCGTCCTATGTGGGGACAAATGCATTAGCGGCTATCAATATTGTGTATCCGATTGTAAATATATTGACGGGAATTGCACTGGCGTTTGCAACAGGTGGGAGTGCACTTGCAGCGCTTCATATCGGTGGGGAAAGAAAAGAAGAAGCAAACAGAACATTTTCTGTCAGCATGCTGCTGTCACTGTTGGTTGGATGCGGTGTATCTGCCTTAATCTGGATAAAACTTCCTGCGCTATTGGAATTACTGGGCGCGACACAATTAACGATGAGTGATTGCAAAACATATGCTTTTTGGTGGCTTGTCGGTACTCCTGTTGTCATTGGAAAAGAGCTGCTTACTTATTTTATTCGCGTGGACGGCTCACCCACTTACAGCTTTTTGACGGCGCTTGCAGGAGGTCTACTAAATATTGTATTGGACTATGTTTTTGTGGGATGTATGGACATGGGGATTTTGGGAGCTGCACTTGCTACGATTTTAGGACTGCTACTTTCTTTTTCTATGGGACTTTACTATTTTGTGAAGAAGAAACATACCTTGGAATTTACATTTCGAGGACTGTCTTTCAAGATAGGATTTAACTGTATGATAAACGGAACGTCCGAGTTTGTGAATCAATTGGCAATCGCGATCACAACAATTGTTTTTAATAGAACGGCGATGGCGTTTGCCGGAGAAGATGGGATAGCTGCTGTCTCCATTATTATGTATCTGCAATTTTTGTTTATTGGGATTTATTCCGGTTTTTCTATGGGGATGGCACCTCCGCTTGGATATGCATATGGAGATAAAAAACTTGATGTATGCCGTGCTCTTGAGAGGTATGCATATCGTTTTTTCAGTATTGCCCCGATTGTAATTTATGCATTGACTTTTTTTCTGGCACCAATGTGTGTATCTTTTTTTGCCGATAAACATAGCAGTGTATATACACTGGCGGTTTCCGGAATGCGGATATATGGTTTGGGATTTTTGTTTTCCGGAATTAACATTTTCTCAGCAGTACGTATGATGGCTTATGGGAAAGGATATTTTGCAGGAGGAATTACATTCCTTCGCTCGTTCGCGTTGTTGTTGCTGTTTTTGATAGTGCTGCCACAATTTTGGGGAATGAATGGAATCTGGCTTGCAGTTCCAGGAGCGGAAATTTTAACGATGTTTGTTGCAGTTCTGGCGTTAGTTTTTATCCCGCGAGGGAGAAAAAGTATGTTATGCTGA
- a CDS encoding MerR family transcriptional regulator — translation MKKQFHIGEISEFFNLPASTLRHWESTGILTPKKNHENNYREYTIEDFMNLSDIIFYKSLGLPLKQIQTMEQSTPEEHSFLLHEKIDELVQQQQELQHRMQKLRNHLNAINTLNELKSHPFTEVDIDTDCIVSFDLGEIEKLRQYIENPYLYSRVQHSEHIQSELRGLTIPSEQRSLFPDTQVLWEKSRHRYIACLMKEEVTEGFPNNLSQLLSQIQKTYRTGFIISRFLLRAKENGKLYDFYKTFVEIEEDSYLC, via the coding sequence ATGAAAAAACAATTTCACATTGGAGAGATTTCAGAATTTTTCAATCTGCCTGCTTCCACCTTACGTCACTGGGAAAGCACAGGGATTTTGACACCAAAAAAGAATCACGAAAATAACTACCGCGAGTATACGATAGAAGACTTTATGAATCTCTCCGATATTATTTTTTACAAAAGTCTGGGACTCCCGCTCAAACAGATACAAACGATGGAACAGTCCACCCCTGAAGAGCATTCCTTTTTATTACATGAAAAAATTGATGAATTAGTTCAGCAACAGCAAGAACTTCAGCACCGAATGCAAAAACTTCGCAATCATCTAAATGCTATAAATACTTTAAATGAGCTGAAATCCCATCCATTCACAGAAGTCGACATCGATACCGACTGTATTGTCTCTTTTGATTTAGGTGAAATCGAAAAACTCCGACAATATATTGAGAATCCGTATCTGTATTCTCGTGTACAGCATTCAGAACATATTCAGTCAGAGCTTCGGGGATTGACGATTCCGTCTGAACAGCGCTCTTTGTTTCCCGATACTCAGGTACTTTGGGAGAAGAGCAGACACCGTTACATCGCTTGTTTGATGAAAGAAGAAGTCACGGAAGGATTTCCTAATAATTTGTCTCAACTGCTGTCGCAGATTCAAAAGACATACCGCACCGGTTTTATAATCAGCCGATTTTTATTGCGTGCCAAAGAAAATGGAAAGCTCTATGACTTTTACAAAACATTTGTTGAAATTGAGGAGGATTCTTATTTATGTTAA
- a CDS encoding cation:proton antiporter — protein MLTSLAFIFLVGLAAAAICQQLKLPRIIGMLITGIILGPYVLDLLDPSILSISSELRQMALIIILLKAGLSLDLSDLKKVGRPAVLMSFVPASFEILAFFLFAPHILGIKPIEAAVMGAVLAAVSPAIVVPRMVRLMDQNYGTDKSIPQLILAGASCDDIFVIVLFSTFSNITQGGNAHLMDFVNIPVSILFGIVLGGITGYLLSLFFETAHAHKHCVRNSMKVIIVLGISFLLMAIETWMKDIVSISGLLAVVSMACLLKIKSTTFVSKRLSDKFGKLWLAAEVILFVLVGAAVDIRYTLNAGGAAILMILVALLFRSVGVAICLIRTRLTKKERFFCILSYLPKATVQAAIGSVPLAMGLPCGQIVLSVAVLGILITAPLGAILIDGTYKKLLCQSKNKK, from the coding sequence ATGTTAACATCACTTGCATTTATTTTTCTCGTAGGTCTTGCTGCCGCAGCTATTTGTCAGCAATTAAAGCTACCCCGTATTATTGGAATGCTCATCACCGGAATCATTCTAGGTCCATATGTTCTTGACTTGCTTGATCCTTCTATTTTGTCCATTTCATCCGAGTTACGGCAAATGGCTCTGATCATCATTCTGTTAAAGGCCGGATTGTCATTAGATCTGTCTGACTTAAAAAAAGTCGGGCGTCCCGCTGTTTTGATGTCATTTGTACCTGCAAGTTTTGAAATACTCGCTTTTTTCCTTTTTGCCCCTCATATTTTGGGGATTAAACCGATTGAGGCAGCTGTCATGGGAGCCGTTCTCGCTGCAGTATCTCCTGCTATTGTCGTACCACGAATGGTCCGCCTGATGGACCAGAATTACGGTACAGATAAAAGTATTCCGCAGCTTATCCTTGCCGGTGCCTCCTGCGATGATATTTTTGTCATCGTGCTGTTTTCCACATTTTCCAATATAACCCAAGGTGGAAATGCACATCTGATGGATTTTGTCAACATTCCGGTTTCCATCTTGTTCGGCATCGTACTCGGTGGCATTACTGGGTATCTGCTCAGTTTATTTTTCGAGACAGCACATGCACACAAGCATTGTGTCCGAAACAGTATGAAAGTGATTATTGTATTAGGAATTTCTTTTTTGTTAATGGCAATTGAAACGTGGATGAAAGACATTGTATCTATATCCGGTCTTTTAGCTGTTGTAAGCATGGCATGCCTGTTAAAAATTAAAAGCACCACTTTTGTTTCCAAAAGACTTTCTGATAAATTTGGGAAATTGTGGCTCGCCGCAGAAGTCATTCTGTTTGTTTTAGTCGGAGCTGCTGTAGATATCCGCTATACGCTGAACGCAGGAGGTGCTGCCATTCTCATGATACTGGTTGCACTTCTATTTCGTTCTGTCGGAGTTGCGATATGCCTTATCCGGACGAGGCTCACAAAAAAAGAACGGTTCTTCTGTATCCTTTCTTATCTTCCAAAGGCTACCGTTCAGGCTGCTATTGGCTCTGTTCCGCTTGCTATGGGACTCCCTTGCGGACAGATTGTCCTTTCCGTTGCAGTTTTAGGAATTTTAATCACTGCCCCGCTTGGTGCCATATTGATCGATGGCACTTACAAAAAACTACTTTGCCAATCAAAAAATAAGAAATAA
- a CDS encoding alpha/beta fold hydrolase, whose product MNKRVVKNEFYYPSKDGATQIHAIEWIPDGKVAAVLQMCHGMVEHIDRYDEFARFLAEKGYYVVGHDHLGHGKSVTSKDKLGFFHESKGNTYVIGDIHHLRKITKKKYKDVPYFMLGHSMGSFLLRQYLGLYGDGISGAIVMGTGSKSNLLLTAGKVLCRIIAFGKGWEYRSKLVNNMAFGGFNKKFSQETNGSDWLSRNPVNSQKYAKDPLCSFVFTVNAYYQMFCGILAVNHQEKNGKIPKTLPIFLVAGKDDPVGNFGKSVENIYKNYKSCGIEDVSMKLYENDRHEILNEVDRSLVFDDLLTWMEKRKR is encoded by the coding sequence ATGAACAAAAGAGTAGTGAAAAACGAATTTTATTATCCATCCAAAGACGGCGCCACGCAGATTCATGCAATTGAGTGGATACCGGATGGGAAAGTGGCGGCGGTATTGCAGATGTGCCATGGCATGGTGGAGCATATTGACCGCTACGATGAATTTGCACGATTTCTAGCAGAAAAAGGATATTATGTTGTGGGCCATGACCATCTAGGTCATGGCAAATCTGTCACGTCAAAAGATAAGCTTGGATTTTTTCATGAATCCAAAGGAAATACCTACGTGATAGGAGATATTCACCATTTGAGAAAGATAACGAAGAAAAAATATAAAGATGTACCATATTTTATGCTGGGACATAGTATGGGATCTTTTCTGCTTCGACAGTATCTTGGATTATATGGGGATGGCATTTCGGGAGCCATTGTGATGGGAACTGGAAGCAAGTCCAATCTGCTTCTTACAGCCGGCAAAGTGCTATGTCGTATTATTGCTTTTGGAAAAGGCTGGGAATACCGCAGTAAATTGGTGAACAATATGGCGTTTGGCGGTTTCAATAAGAAGTTCTCACAAGAGACAAATGGTTCGGACTGGCTGTCAAGGAATCCCGTTAATTCTCAAAAGTATGCAAAAGATCCGTTATGCAGCTTTGTGTTTACCGTAAACGCTTATTATCAGATGTTCTGTGGAATACTGGCAGTAAACCATCAGGAAAAAAATGGAAAGATACCAAAGACACTTCCTATATTTTTGGTTGCTGGAAAAGACGACCCTGTTGGTAACTTTGGAAAGAGTGTGGAAAACATTTATAAAAATTACAAATCATGTGGAATAGAAGATGTTTCTATGAAGTTATATGAAAATGACCGCCATGAGATTTTAAATGAAGTGGATCGTAGTCTGGTTTTTGACGATTTGCTGACTTGGATGGAAAAACGAAAAAGATAG
- a CDS encoding citrate/2-methylcitrate synthase: MANSIDELLFDITPEILQLAKLCEESNAIEKELYTEYQVKRGLRDVNGKGVLAGLTNISDVCASQIVDGEEVPCEGNLYYRGYNIKDLVNGFLAEGHYGFEETTYLLLFGELPTEGQLKRFTEALSERRTLPPNFVRDIIMKAPSRDMMNSLSRSILNLYSYDEKADDTSIPNVLRQCLNLISQFPMLMVYGYHAYNYRRGEDLYIYAPLKELSMAENILMMLREDRKYTPLEAKILDMALVLHMDHGGGNNSTFTTHVVTSSGTDTYSTMAAAMASLKGPKHGGANIKVTQMFEDMKEHLSDWEDRDAVRKYLEDLLDKKAFDKKGLIYGMGHAVYSVSDPRADIFKKFVKQLATEKGCEKEYALYEMVEHMAPEVIGEKRRIYKGVNANVDFYSGLVYGMLGLPKALYTPIFAAARIVGWSAHRLEELKNVDKIIRPAYKPLCPHRDYIRIHDR, translated from the coding sequence ATGGCAAATTCAATAGACGAGTTATTGTTTGACATTACACCAGAGATTTTGCAGCTTGCAAAATTGTGTGAAGAAAGCAATGCAATTGAAAAAGAGTTATATACAGAATATCAGGTAAAAAGAGGCCTGCGTGATGTCAACGGAAAGGGTGTTCTCGCCGGGCTGACTAACATTTCTGATGTCTGTGCATCTCAGATTGTAGACGGTGAGGAAGTACCGTGTGAGGGAAATTTGTATTACCGGGGTTACAATATCAAGGATCTGGTGAATGGATTTTTGGCAGAGGGACATTACGGATTTGAAGAGACGACATATCTGCTGTTGTTCGGGGAACTTCCGACAGAAGGGCAGCTGAAGAGATTTACAGAAGCATTGTCAGAGAGAAGAACACTTCCACCGAATTTTGTGCGTGATATTATTATGAAAGCACCAAGCAGAGATATGATGAATAGTTTGTCACGCTCTATACTGAATCTGTATTCTTACGATGAAAAAGCGGATGACACATCGATTCCGAATGTTCTGCGCCAGTGTCTGAATTTGATCAGCCAGTTCCCGATGTTAATGGTATATGGCTATCATGCTTACAATTATCGCAGAGGTGAAGATTTATATATCTATGCACCATTAAAAGAACTGTCTATGGCGGAAAATATTTTAATGATGCTTCGTGAAGATCGGAAATATACACCATTAGAGGCAAAGATTCTGGATATGGCATTAGTATTACATATGGATCACGGCGGTGGAAATAACTCGACCTTTACGACACACGTTGTAACTTCATCCGGAACAGATACCTATTCGACTATGGCGGCAGCGATGGCATCTTTGAAAGGGCCAAAGCATGGTGGCGCCAATATTAAGGTGACACAGATGTTTGAAGATATGAAAGAACATTTGTCAGACTGGGAAGACAGGGATGCAGTTCGTAAATATTTGGAAGATCTGCTTGATAAAAAAGCATTTGATAAAAAAGGGCTGATCTATGGAATGGGACATGCAGTATATTCTGTTTCTGACCCAAGAGCAGATATCTTTAAAAAATTTGTAAAGCAGCTTGCAACGGAGAAAGGCTGCGAAAAAGAATATGCTTTGTATGAGATGGTAGAGCATATGGCGCCAGAAGTGATTGGGGAAAAACGTAGAATTTACAAAGGTGTTAACGCAAATGTCGATTTTTACAGTGGTTTGGTATATGGAATGCTTGGGCTTCCAAAAGCGCTTTATACACCGATTTTTGCGGCAGCACGTATCGTAGGTTGGAGTGCACACCGGTTAGAAGAGCTGAAGAATGTGGATAAGATCATCCGTCCGGCTTATAAACCATTGTGTCCGCACAGAGATTATATAAGAATTCATGATAGATAG
- a CDS encoding TIGR00266 family protein: MRYEIKGETLPVVICYLESGEKMITERGSMSWMSPNMEMQTTSNGGIGKVFGRAFSGEALFQNTYTAQGGNGMIAFASSFPGSIKAFQVSPGNEMIFQKSAFLAGEAGVELSIHFHKKVASGLFGGEGFILQRVSGIGTVFAEFDGHVVEYELQPGQQIVIDSGHLAAMTPSCQMDIQTIRGLKNVVFGGEGLFNTVITGPGRVWLQTMPISNVAGALRPYFPTSN, translated from the coding sequence ATGCGTTATGAAATCAAAGGGGAGACATTACCGGTTGTCATCTGTTATTTGGAATCCGGTGAAAAAATGATCACAGAGCGTGGATCAATGTCGTGGATGTCACCGAATATGGAGATGCAGACGACATCAAACGGAGGTATCGGAAAAGTATTTGGAAGAGCATTTTCAGGAGAAGCTTTATTTCAAAATACTTACACAGCACAGGGCGGAAATGGAATGATCGCATTTGCTTCAAGCTTTCCGGGTTCTATCAAGGCATTTCAGGTATCACCTGGAAATGAGATGATTTTCCAGAAAAGTGCGTTTCTTGCGGGAGAAGCAGGTGTGGAACTGTCGATTCATTTCCACAAAAAAGTGGCATCGGGATTGTTCGGTGGAGAAGGATTTATCTTGCAGAGGGTGTCTGGAATAGGAACGGTTTTTGCTGAGTTTGATGGTCATGTAGTGGAATATGAACTGCAGCCGGGACAGCAGATCGTAATTGATTCAGGACATCTTGCGGCGATGACACCAAGCTGCCAGATGGACATTCAGACAATCAGAGGATTAAAAAATGTCGTATTTGGAGGAGAGGGACTGTTTAATACAGTGATTACGGGACCTGGACGCGTTTGGCTTCAGACGATGCCGATCAGTAATGTGGCGGGAGCATTGAGACCATATTTTCCGACGAGCAATTAG
- the rsmA gene encoding 16S rRNA (adenine(1518)-N(6)/adenine(1519)-N(6))-dimethyltransferase RsmA, with amino-acid sequence MTKPTLGNPQNTIEILQKYDFSFQKKFGQNFLIDTHVLDKIISSAEITKDDFVLEIGPGIGTMTQYLACAARQVVAVEIDKALIPILEDTLQAYDNVTVINDDVLKVDIPKLAKEYNDNKPIKVVANLPYYITTPIIMGLFESHVPIESITVMVQKEVADRMQVGPGTKDYGALSLAVQYYAEPYIVANVPPNCFMPRPKVGSAVIRLTRHKEPPVQVENEKLMFQIIRASFNQRRKTLANGLNNSPEIHLPKEVITTAIESLGKGPSVRGEALTLQEFAVLSDRINQQL; translated from the coding sequence ATGACAAAGCCAACATTAGGCAATCCGCAAAATACAATTGAAATATTACAAAAATACGATTTTTCATTTCAGAAAAAGTTTGGACAGAATTTTTTGATCGACACACATGTGTTGGATAAAATCATCAGTTCAGCAGAGATTACGAAGGATGACTTTGTGCTGGAGATCGGACCGGGAATCGGGACGATGACACAGTATCTCGCATGTGCTGCAAGACAGGTTGTGGCGGTGGAGATCGACAAAGCATTGATTCCGATCTTGGAGGATACGTTGCAGGCATACGACAATGTGACTGTGATCAATGACGATGTGCTGAAAGTGGATATTCCAAAACTTGCAAAGGAATATAATGACAACAAGCCGATCAAAGTGGTAGCAAATCTGCCGTATTATATTACGACACCGATTATTATGGGCTTGTTTGAAAGCCATGTACCGATTGAAAGTATTACTGTCATGGTGCAAAAAGAGGTGGCAGATCGGATGCAGGTGGGACCGGGGACCAAAGATTACGGGGCACTTTCCCTCGCTGTGCAGTATTACGCAGAACCATATATTGTTGCGAATGTGCCGCCGAATTGTTTTATGCCAAGACCAAAGGTTGGTTCGGCAGTCATTCGTCTGACACGTCATAAAGAACCGCCGGTACAAGTTGAAAATGAAAAATTAATGTTCCAGATTATCCGTGCTTCTTTTAACCAGAGAAGAAAAACACTTGCCAACGGACTGAATAATTCGCCGGAGATTCATCTTCCGAAAGAAGTGATCACAACTGCGATCGAAAGTCTTGGAAAAGGTCCGAGTGTGAGAGGTGAAGCTTTGACATTGCAGGAATTTGCAGTGCTTAGTGATAGAATTAATCAGCAGCTATAA
- a CDS encoding TatD family hydrolase has product MIFESHAHYDDEQFEEDRTELLNSMQENGIGTIINVGATFQSCTEVVQLAQEYPFIYAAVGVHPDEVGILDEEKFAYLREQCKRDKVVAVGEIGLDYYWDNESHEIQKKWFQRQLELAREFNLPVIIHSRDAAADTLEMMQQHAKGLRGVIHCFSYSKEMAQEYVKMGFHIGVGGVVTFKNSKKLKEVVADIPMEKILLETDSPYLAPAPNRGKRNSSLNIPYIAQEIAQLKGISYDEVVSRTEKNGRDLFRI; this is encoded by the coding sequence ATGATATTTGAAAGCCATGCGCATTATGATGATGAGCAGTTTGAGGAAGACAGAACAGAGCTTTTAAATTCTATGCAGGAAAATGGCATTGGCACGATTATTAATGTCGGTGCCACTTTTCAATCCTGCACAGAAGTGGTACAATTGGCACAAGAGTATCCATTTATCTATGCGGCAGTAGGTGTGCATCCGGATGAAGTAGGAATACTGGATGAGGAAAAATTTGCATATTTGAGAGAACAGTGCAAGAGAGATAAGGTTGTGGCAGTTGGAGAAATTGGACTTGACTATTATTGGGATAACGAATCTCATGAGATACAGAAAAAATGGTTCCAAAGGCAGCTTGAACTGGCGCGGGAATTCAACCTTCCGGTCATCATTCACAGCAGAGATGCGGCGGCGGACACGCTTGAGATGATGCAGCAGCATGCAAAAGGACTTCGCGGTGTAATTCATTGCTTTTCGTATTCAAAAGAGATGGCGCAGGAATATGTGAAGATGGGATTTCACATCGGTGTCGGAGGTGTTGTCACATTTAAGAATAGCAAGAAACTCAAAGAAGTTGTGGCAGATATACCGATGGAAAAGATTCTGCTGGAGACGGATTCGCCGTATCTTGCACCGGCTCCGAATCGAGGAAAACGCAATTCTTCTCTGAATATTCCTTATATCGCTCAGGAGATCGCGCAGCTCAAAGGAATCAGCTACGATGAAGTTGTTAGCCGCACAGAGAAAAATGGAAGAGATTTATTTAGAATTTGA
- a CDS encoding diaminopimelate dehydrogenase, producing MNKIRIGIVGYGNIGRGVELAIERNDDMELVAVVTRRNPEDVNILTEGVKKVHLDDVLSLKGEVDVMILCGGSATDLPVMGPQIAKNFNIIDSFDTHAKIPEYFANVDAAAKEGNHIGIISVGWDPGMFSLNRIYAESILVQGSTYTFWGKGVSQGHSDAIRRVEGVKNGIQYTVPIEAAVEEVRSGSEPELTTRQKHLRECYVVAEEGADKAQIEKAIKEMPNYFADYDTTVTFITEEELKENHSKMPHGGFVIRTGETGREGNKHVIEYSLKLDSNPEFTSSVLVAYARAAYRLSANGECGAKTVFDIAPALLSQKTPEQLRKEIL from the coding sequence ATGAATAAAATCAGAATTGGTATTGTAGGTTATGGAAATATAGGACGTGGTGTGGAGCTTGCAATTGAGCGTAACGATGATATGGAGCTTGTGGCGGTTGTGACACGCCGTAATCCGGAGGATGTAAACATTCTCACGGAAGGTGTGAAAAAGGTGCATTTAGATGATGTACTTTCTCTGAAAGGAGAAGTGGATGTGATGATTCTGTGCGGGGGCTCTGCGACAGATCTCCCAGTTATGGGTCCACAGATTGCAAAGAACTTTAATATTATTGACAGTTTTGACACACACGCAAAGATTCCGGAATACTTTGCAAATGTAGATGCAGCAGCAAAAGAGGGAAATCATATTGGGATTATCTCTGTTGGCTGGGATCCGGGAATGTTTTCGCTGAACCGTATTTACGCAGAGTCTATTTTAGTACAGGGAAGCACTTACACATTCTGGGGAAAAGGTGTAAGTCAGGGACATTCTGATGCGATCCGTCGTGTAGAAGGAGTAAAAAACGGAATCCAGTATACAGTACCGATTGAAGCGGCAGTTGAAGAAGTAAGAAGTGGAAGTGAGCCGGAGCTTACGACAAGACAGAAGCATTTGCGTGAATGCTATGTTGTAGCGGAAGAAGGTGCGGACAAGGCACAGATTGAAAAAGCAATCAAGGAAATGCCAAACTATTTTGCAGATTATGACACAACAGTGACATTTATCACAGAAGAAGAATTAAAGGAAAATCACAGCAAAATGCCTCACGGTGGTTTTGTGATCCGCACAGGAGAGACAGGAAGAGAAGGAAATAAACATGTGATTGAGTATTCTTTGAAACTGGATTCAAATCCGGAGTTTACTTCAAGTGTTTTAGTTGCTTATGCAAGAGCGGCATACAGACTTTCCGCAAATGGTGAATGTGGGGCGAAGACAGTATTTGATATTGCGCCGGCATTATTGTCACAGAAGACTCCGGAACAGTTAAGAAAAGAGATTTTATAA